In the genome of Planctomycetota bacterium, the window GGCACAGACTGGGCATGAAACCGGCCCGCGACCCGCCCCTCCCGAACGCTCCAATACGTTCGGGAGGGTGAGACCCCCAGCGCCCGCCGCCACACGGCACCACAGGGTCCTCATTCCTGCCCTCTCCTCCCAGGAGGTCCGGTCACTGCCTGGGCAACCGCACGCGCGCGGTGCGGCGCGGACGCTTGCGATAGGTTTCGGCCTCGGGCGCGCCCAGGCGGCGCAGCGCCGCCTCGGTGCGCACCGCGCCGGGCGTGGTGCCCGCGAGCACGCGGAAGGCGCGCCGCATGGCCGCGTAGCTGCCGAAGCCGCTTTCGCGGGCCACCACGGGCAGCGGCAGCAGCCCCTCCTCCAGGCACAGGCGCGCGTGCGCCAGGCGGGCCCGCGCGATCTCCTGCGCCACCGTGCGCCCGCGGGCCGCGCGAAAGCGCGACTCGAGCGTTCGAAGGCTCACGCCCATCGCGTGCGCCACGTCGCGCGGCCCCAGCCGGTCGCAGGTCCGCCCTGCGGCGTCGAGGGCCTCGCGCGAGAACCGCTCGGTCCGCCGGCGGTCTATGTAGCCCACGGCCTTCGCCACCAGCGGGTCGCCCACGTGCGCCCGATCGGTCGAGAGCCGCGGCACCAGGACGGGCGGGATGAGGGTGTTCGCGCGCCGCGGCGACGCCTCGCCGCGCATCAGGCGGTCGAGCGCCTGCGCGGCCCGCCAGCCCAGTTCCTCATAGTCGTAGTGAATCGCGCTCAGCGCGGGCGGCAGTTCGCACAACACGGGGTCATCGTCGGCAGCCACGATTGCCAGGTCGTCCGGCACCCGGAGGCTCAGGCGCGCGGCGGCGTCGGCCGCGGCCCGCGCCAGCCCCACGCGTGCCGCGAGCAGCCCCGCCGGCCGCGGCAGCCCGCCCAGCCAGGCCGCCATCTGCTTGAGCGCCGCGGCCCGGCGGCCGACCTGCTTGCCGTAGTTGGGCGGCACGAGCATCCGGTGCGCCTTGTGCCCTCGCCGCGCCAGCTCCTTGTGGAACTCGGCCCACTCGAGCCGCGACTCCACCTGTTTGGCCACTCCCAGGTAGGCGAAGGCCCGGCACCCCGCATCGGCGAGGTGGCCGGCGGCCATGCGCCCGCCGCCGGCGCGGTTCTCCGCCGCGCGCGGCGCCGGCTGGTCCCGGTTGCCGCGGGACACCATCACCACGGGACACTTCAGGCTTTCCAGCGCAGGCCCTCGCCCCCAATAGCCTGTCGCGATGGCGCCGTGGAAAGCCTCAGGGGCGGCGAGATGCCCGTGCGGCTCCAGCGAGACCTGCCAGTCGCAGTGCGCCTGCGCATAGCGTGCGATGCCGCGCACGATCTCGCGCCGGCGCAGGTCCAGCGCGTCCGGGTCGAAGAGCACGGCGATTCGGCGTGGGTCCGCCATCCCTGTCCTCTCCCACTTACCTCACCCGTCCCACTGGTCCCACCTGTCCCACAGCCCCGCTGGTCCCCGTGGGACTCGTGGGACCTGTGAGACTCGAGGGACATGTGAAGAAGCGCCCTCACATCAATCCCCCCCTTGCCTCGCGTCGGGCGCGGTACATCCGCTCGGTCACCCCGCCTTCGCGCGCGAAGCGCTCGGCCAGCCCTCGGAGCTGCTGTCGCACCAGGTACTGCGCCTGGTTGGCCAGACACAGCATCGTGTTGGCCGAAACCTCCGGCGTGCCGCGCTCCACCCGCGCCCGATACGTCTCGCACGACCTGTCGGGCACACGGGCCAGCGCGCGCACGGCGTGCGCCTCGGGGCACTCCTTCTCCCAGACGCGCAGCCCCCGCTGACGCAGG includes:
- a CDS encoding substrate-binding domain-containing protein, encoding MADPRRIAVLFDPDALDLRRREIVRGIARYAQAHCDWQVSLEPHGHLAAPEAFHGAIATGYWGRGPALESLKCPVVMVSRGNRDQPAPRAAENRAGGGRMAAGHLADAGCRAFAYLGVAKQVESRLEWAEFHKELARRGHKAHRMLVPPNYGKQVGRRAAALKQMAAWLGGLPRPAGLLAARVGLARAAADAAARLSLRVPDDLAIVAADDDPVLCELPPALSAIHYDYEELGWRAAQALDRLMRGEASPRRANTLIPPVLVPRLSTDRAHVGDPLVAKAVGYIDRRRTERFSREALDAAGRTCDRLGPRDVAHAMGVSLRTLESRFRAARGRTVAQEIARARLAHARLCLEEGLLPLPVVARESGFGSYAAMRRAFRVLAGTTPGAVRTEAALRRLGAPEAETYRKRPRRTARVRLPRQ